In the genome of Chlamydia trachomatis A/HAR-13, one region contains:
- a CDS encoding bifunctional 3-dehydroquinate dehydratase/shikimate dehydrogenase, with translation MLCTTISGPSFLEAKKQILRSLKECHCFEMRVDLLSVSCLELKKLMELAPISILAWKKPESCSQADWIDKMQSLAELNPNYLDLEKDFPEEDMIRIRQLHPQIKIIRSLHTSEHTDIIQLYAHMRSSAADYYKFAVSSSSTTDLLDICHQKCSLPENTTVVCLGGMGRPSRILSPILQNPFTYARSTGSSPVAPGQFSLKHHYFYNFASLSAQSPICALIGDTSRSIGHLTHNPFFSQLGVACPYIKLPLTPQELPKFFSTIRTQPFLGVSVTSPLKTAVLPFLDKQAPSVKASGSCNTLVIRQGEIEGHDTDGEGLFSVLMQHQIPLNNQRVAIIGAGGAAQSIATRLSRANCELLIFNRTKAHAEDLASRCQAKAFSLEELPLHRVSLIINCLPPSCTIPKAVAPCVVDINTIPKHSTFTQYARSQGSSIIYGHEMFTQQALLQFRLWFPTLSFKHLEKTFIRRAAVLASLFSIAP, from the coding sequence ATGCTATGCACAACAATTAGTGGACCTTCTTTCCTGGAAGCTAAGAAGCAGATACTACGCTCTTTAAAAGAATGTCATTGCTTTGAAATGCGGGTAGATCTTCTTTCTGTATCTTGTTTAGAACTCAAGAAACTCATGGAACTAGCTCCTATTTCCATTCTTGCATGGAAAAAACCTGAATCATGCTCACAAGCAGACTGGATAGATAAAATGCAATCGCTAGCTGAGCTAAATCCAAACTATCTAGACTTGGAAAAAGATTTTCCAGAAGAGGATATGATACGCATTCGACAACTCCATCCTCAAATTAAGATCATTCGTTCCTTACATACTAGTGAGCATACCGACATTATACAACTCTATGCACATATGCGATCTTCAGCAGCTGACTACTATAAATTTGCTGTTTCCTCTTCCTCAACGACAGATCTCCTAGATATCTGTCACCAAAAATGCTCTCTTCCTGAAAATACAACTGTAGTTTGTCTAGGAGGAATGGGGCGCCCTTCACGAATACTCTCCCCGATCTTACAAAATCCATTTACCTACGCAAGAAGTACAGGATCTTCCCCCGTAGCTCCAGGGCAATTTTCTCTCAAACACCACTATTTCTACAATTTCGCAAGCCTTTCTGCTCAATCCCCCATCTGCGCTCTTATAGGAGACACTTCACGAAGTATCGGGCATTTAACCCATAATCCTTTCTTTTCCCAACTCGGAGTAGCTTGCCCATATATTAAACTCCCTTTAACCCCTCAAGAGCTCCCTAAATTCTTCTCTACCATTCGCACGCAACCCTTTTTAGGAGTCAGCGTGACTTCCCCATTGAAAACTGCTGTTCTACCGTTTCTTGATAAACAAGCTCCATCTGTGAAAGCTTCCGGATCCTGTAATACGCTAGTCATTCGCCAAGGAGAAATTGAAGGACATGATACCGATGGCGAAGGGTTGTTTTCTGTATTGATGCAGCACCAAATTCCTTTAAATAACCAACGAGTTGCTATTATAGGAGCAGGTGGAGCAGCTCAATCCATAGCAACTCGATTGAGCAGAGCAAACTGTGAACTTCTTATTTTTAACCGCACTAAAGCGCATGCTGAGGATCTAGCTTCTCGTTGCCAGGCAAAAGCATTCTCGCTGGAGGAACTCCCTCTACACAGAGTCTCCCTTATCATCAATTGCCTTCCTCCTTCTTGTACCATTCCTAAAGCAGTTGCTCCCTGTGTTGTCGATATTAATACAATTCCTAAACATAGTACGTTCACTCAGTATGCTCGATCTCAGGGAAGCTCCATTATTTATGGTCATGAGATGTTCACGCAGCAAGCTCTCTTACAATTTCGTTTATGGTTCCCTACGCTCTCTTTCAAGCATTTGGAAAAAACCTTTATTCGTAGAGCTGCTGTCTTAGCTTCTCTTTTTTCCATCGCACCATAA
- a CDS encoding DUF2608 domain-containing protein has protein sequence MRLCFILFLLLSPLISEASQHIITVKTIHEIASDILYDDANYWLIFDIDDVLFEGAEALSHSAWFERSIQGMRALGTSEQEAWDTLYPDWLSIQRQGSIKQIETAIPLLITKVQNQNKIVFAYSERKVCAQDVTLEQLAKINLSFEKANLPYTSLPSNICFTKGVLFGSEIHKGPGLQRFLDAQPSLPEKVIYIDNEKYNVLRIGEVCKQKNIPYLGIVYTASKYHPPIYLPDIARIQYLYRQKLISNEAAALLSRHRLDK, from the coding sequence ATGCGTCTTTGTTTTATTCTTTTTCTATTGCTATCTCCTTTAATCTCCGAGGCTTCGCAGCACATTATTACTGTGAAAACTATTCATGAGATTGCTTCGGACATCTTGTATGATGATGCAAATTACTGGCTGATCTTTGATATCGATGACGTTTTGTTTGAGGGAGCTGAAGCTCTCAGCCATTCAGCTTGGTTTGAACGCTCCATACAAGGAATGCGGGCATTAGGAACATCCGAGCAAGAAGCTTGGGACACTCTATATCCTGATTGGCTATCTATTCAACGTCAAGGCTCTATTAAACAGATAGAAACTGCTATTCCTCTATTAATTACCAAAGTTCAGAATCAAAACAAAATCGTCTTTGCCTATTCAGAGCGCAAAGTATGCGCGCAAGATGTGACATTAGAACAACTTGCTAAGATTAACCTCTCTTTTGAGAAAGCGAATCTTCCCTATACCAGTCTCCCATCAAACATCTGTTTCACAAAAGGCGTTCTTTTTGGATCTGAAATTCATAAAGGACCTGGATTACAACGTTTCCTAGACGCCCAACCCTCTTTACCAGAGAAAGTCATCTACATTGACAATGAGAAATACAATGTCTTACGTATTGGAGAAGTCTGTAAACAAAAAAACATCCCTTATCTAGGGATTGTCTATACTGCCTCTAAATATCATCCCCCAATTTATCTTCCAGATATTGCCAGAATACAATACCTATACCGCCAAAAGCTCATTAGCAACGAAGCCGCAGCACTCTTATCTCGTCACAGGCTAGATAAGTAA
- a CDS encoding carbohydrate porin, whose product MQAAHHHYHRYTDKLHRQNHKKDLISPKPTEQEACNTSSLSKELIPLSEQRGLLSPICDFISERPCLHGVSVRNLKQALKNSAGTQIALDWSILPQWFNPRVSHAPKLSIRDFGYSAHQTVTEATPPCWQNCFNPSAAVTIYDSSYGKGVFQISYTLVRYWRENAATAGDAMMLAGSINDYPSRQNIFSQFTFSQNFPNERVSLTIGQYSLYAIDGTLYNNDQQLGFISYALSQNPTATYSSGSLGAYLQVAPTASTSLQIGFQDAYNISGSSIKWSNLTKNRYNFHGFASWAPRCCLGSGQYSVLLYVTRQVPEQMEQTMGWSVNASQYISSKLYVFGRYSGVTGHVFPINRTYSFGMASANLFNRNPQDLFGIACAFNNVHLSASPNTKRKYETVIEGFAAIGCGPYLSFAPDFQLYLYPALRPNKQSARVYSVRANLAI is encoded by the coding sequence ATGCAGGCTGCACACCATCACTATCACCGCTACACAGATAAACTGCACAGACAAAACCATAAAAAAGATCTCATCTCTCCCAAACCTACCGAACAAGAGGCGTGCAATACTTCTTCCCTTAGTAAGGAATTAATCCCTCTATCAGAACAAAGAGGCCTTTTATCCCCCATCTGTGACTTTATTTCGGAACGCCCTTGCTTACACGGAGTTTCTGTTAGAAATCTCAAGCAAGCGCTAAAAAATTCTGCAGGAACCCAAATTGCACTGGATTGGTCTATTCTCCCTCAATGGTTCAATCCTCGGGTCTCTCATGCCCCTAAGCTTTCTATCCGAGACTTTGGGTATAGCGCACACCAAACTGTTACCGAAGCCACTCCTCCTTGCTGGCAAAACTGCTTTAATCCATCTGCGGCCGTTACTATCTATGATTCCTCATATGGGAAAGGGGTCTTTCAAATATCCTATACCCTTGTCCGCTATTGGAGAGAGAATGCTGCGACTGCTGGCGATGCTATGATGCTCGCAGGGAGTATCAATGATTATCCCTCTCGTCAGAACATTTTCTCTCAGTTTACTTTCTCCCAAAACTTCCCAAATGAACGGGTGAGTCTGACAATTGGTCAGTACTCACTCTATGCGATAGACGGAACATTATACAATAACGATCAACAACTTGGATTCATTAGTTACGCATTATCACAAAATCCAACAGCAACTTATTCCTCTGGAAGTCTTGGAGCTTACCTACAAGTCGCTCCTACCGCAAGCACAAGTCTTCAAATAGGATTTCAAGACGCTTATAATATCTCCGGATCCTCTATCAAATGGAGTAACCTTACAAAAAATAGATACAATTTTCACGGTTTTGCTTCCTGGGCTCCCCGCTGTTGCTTAGGATCTGGCCAGTACTCCGTGCTTCTTTATGTGACTAGACAAGTTCCAGAACAGATGGAACAAACAATGGGATGGTCAGTCAATGCGAGTCAATACATATCTTCTAAACTGTATGTGTTTGGAAGATACAGCGGTGTTACAGGACATGTGTTCCCGATTAACCGCACGTATTCATTCGGTATGGCCTCTGCAAATTTATTTAACCGTAACCCACAAGATTTATTTGGAATTGCTTGCGCATTCAATAATGTACACCTCTCTGCTTCTCCAAATACTAAAAGAAAATACGAAACTGTAATCGAAGGGTTTGCAGCTATCGGTTGCGGCCCCTATCTTTCTTTCGCTCCAGACTTCCAACTCTACCTCTACCCAGCTCTTCGTCCAAACAAACAATCTGCCCGTGTTTATAGCGTGCGAGCTAATTTAGCTATCTAA
- a CDS encoding pyruvoyl-dependent arginine decarboxylase encodes MPYGTRYPTLAFHTGGVGESDDGMPPQPFETFCYDSALLQAKIENFNIVPYTSVLPKELFGNILPVDQCTKFFKHGAVLEVIMAGRGATVTDGTQAIATGVGICWGKDKNGELIRGWAVEYVEFFPTWIDDEIAESHAKMWLKKSLQHELDLRSISKHSEFQYFHNYINIIKKFGFCLTALGFLNFENAAPAVIQ; translated from the coding sequence ATGCCTTACGGAACTCGTTATCCTACATTGGCTTTTCACACAGGAGGCGTTGGCGAGTCCGATGATGGCATGCCGCCTCAACCTTTCGAAACATTCTGTTATGATTCAGCCTTATTACAAGCAAAAATCGAAAACTTCAATATCGTCCCCTACACCTCTGTTTTGCCTAAAGAATTATTCGGAAATATCCTTCCTGTGGATCAATGTACAAAATTCTTCAAACATGGTGCTGTATTAGAAGTCATCATGGCAGGAAGAGGTGCTACAGTCACAGATGGCACACAAGCAATAGCTACAGGAGTAGGCATTTGTTGGGGGAAAGATAAAAATGGAGAGCTCATCAGGGGCTGGGCAGTAGAATACGTAGAGTTTTTCCCAACTTGGATCGATGATGAAATCGCAGAATCTCACGCTAAAATGTGGTTAAAAAAATCCCTTCAGCATGAATTAGATCTTCGATCCATAAGTAAGCATAGTGAGTTCCAATATTTCCATAACTACATCAACATCATAAAGAAATTTGGTTTTTGCTTAACAGCTCTCGGTTTCTTAAATTTCGAAAATGCAGCGCCTGCTGTTATCCAATAA
- a CDS encoding NAD(P)/FAD-dependent oxidoreductase, translated as MHIAVLGAGYAGLSVTWHLLLYTQGRISVDLFDPTPIGSGASGLSSGLLHGFTGKKAIKPPLANLGITTTHSLITKVSLSIGEPIVTSNGILRPAASQEQATIFMQRAQEFPDETEWWDKARCEITVPGMVIADGLGALYIKHGVTIDNDKYISGLWNACASLGTQYYDELIDDISAIAEFYDHIIVTPGANADILPELKHLPLSKVKGQLVEIAWPAEIPMPPFSINGPKYMVADTTRNTCILGATFEHNQPDATPDAQVAYQEIMPPILALFPGLKDAQVLNYYAGMRSSSPTHLPMISRVQEKLWYLGGLGSKGLLYHGLLGDMLAQALLRDSTAYIAKEFLYTPEGAA; from the coding sequence ATGCACATAGCGGTTTTGGGAGCGGGATACGCAGGATTATCTGTGACTTGGCATCTTCTCCTTTATACACAAGGACGAATTAGCGTTGATCTCTTTGACCCAACCCCTATTGGATCTGGAGCCTCAGGCCTATCTTCTGGCCTTCTTCATGGCTTTACAGGGAAAAAAGCTATCAAGCCTCCGCTAGCAAATCTAGGGATCACCACAACCCATTCTCTCATTACCAAAGTGAGCCTTTCTATAGGGGAGCCCATCGTGACATCCAATGGGATCCTCCGTCCTGCAGCCTCTCAGGAACAGGCCACTATTTTCATGCAAAGAGCACAGGAGTTCCCCGATGAAACGGAGTGGTGGGATAAAGCTCGGTGTGAAATTACAGTTCCTGGAATGGTCATTGCCGATGGACTCGGAGCCCTTTACATTAAACATGGGGTAACCATTGATAATGATAAATATATCAGCGGTTTATGGAATGCCTGTGCTAGCCTTGGAACACAATATTACGATGAGCTGATCGATGACATTTCAGCAATCGCTGAGTTTTATGATCACATTATTGTAACTCCTGGAGCGAACGCAGATATTCTCCCTGAGCTTAAACACCTTCCCCTATCTAAAGTAAAAGGTCAGCTCGTAGAAATTGCTTGGCCAGCTGAGATCCCTATGCCACCATTCAGCATCAATGGCCCTAAATATATGGTTGCTGATACAACAAGAAATACTTGTATATTGGGAGCAACTTTCGAGCACAACCAACCAGATGCCACTCCAGATGCTCAAGTTGCCTATCAGGAAATCATGCCTCCGATCCTAGCTCTTTTCCCTGGACTTAAAGACGCTCAAGTCCTTAATTATTACGCTGGTATGCGCTCATCGAGCCCCACTCATTTACCCATGATCAGTCGCGTACAAGAAAAATTGTGGTATTTAGGAGGTTTGGGATCCAAAGGTCTTCTATACCATGGGCTTTTAGGAGATATGCTCGCCCAGGCTCTATTACGGGATTCCACGGCATATATAGCTAAGGAGTTTCTCTACACTCCAGAGGGAGCAGCCTAA
- a CDS encoding malate dehydrogenase: protein MVSQTVSVAVTGGTGQIAYSFLFSLAHGDVFGLDCGIDLRIYDIPGTERALSGVRMELDDGAFPLLQRVQVTTSLHDAFDGIDAAFLIGSVPRGPGVERRDLLKKNGEIFATQGKALNTTAKRDAKIFVVGNPVNTNCWIAMNHAPRLLRKNFHAMLRLDQNRMHSMLSHRAEVPLSAVSQVVVWGNHSAKQVPDFTQALINDRPIAETIADRDWLENIMVPSVQSRGSAVIEARGKSSAASAARALAEAARSIYQPKEGEWFSSGVCSDHNPYGLPEDLIFGFPCRMLATGEYEVIPRLPWDAFIRGKMQISLDEILQEKASVSL from the coding sequence ATGGTTTCTCAAACAGTGAGTGTAGCAGTAACAGGAGGAACAGGGCAAATAGCCTATAGCTTTCTATTTTCTCTGGCTCATGGAGATGTTTTTGGCCTTGATTGTGGCATCGATCTGCGTATCTACGATATTCCTGGAACAGAAAGGGCTTTATCTGGTGTGCGCATGGAGCTAGATGATGGTGCTTTCCCTTTATTACAGCGTGTGCAGGTAACGACATCATTGCATGATGCTTTTGATGGCATTGATGCGGCATTCCTTATAGGGTCAGTTCCTAGAGGCCCAGGAGTGGAGAGAAGAGATCTTCTAAAGAAAAATGGGGAGATTTTTGCTACGCAAGGAAAAGCTTTGAACACAACAGCCAAGCGGGATGCAAAGATTTTTGTTGTTGGGAACCCTGTGAATACCAATTGCTGGATAGCAATGAATCATGCTCCCAGATTATTGAGAAAGAACTTTCATGCGATGCTACGATTGGACCAGAATCGTATGCATAGCATGTTATCGCATAGAGCAGAAGTACCTTTATCGGCTGTATCACAAGTTGTGGTTTGGGGAAATCACTCCGCCAAACAAGTGCCTGATTTTACGCAAGCTCTGATTAATGACCGTCCTATCGCAGAGACGATAGCGGATCGTGATTGGTTAGAGAATATTATGGTGCCTTCTGTACAGAGTCGTGGTAGTGCAGTAATCGAAGCACGAGGGAAGTCTTCGGCAGCTTCTGCAGCACGAGCTTTAGCAGAGGCTGCTCGATCAATATATCAGCCAAAAGAAGGAGAATGGTTTTCTTCCGGAGTGTGTTCGGACCACAATCCCTATGGATTACCGGAAGATTTAATCTTTGGTTTCCCTTGTCGAATGCTAGCAACGGGAGAATATGAAGTGATTCCAAGGCTTCCTTGGGATGCCTTTATCCGTGGGAAAATGCAAATATCTCTTGATGAGATTCTTCAGGAAAAAGCTAGCGTATCTTTGTAA
- the ltuA gene encoding late transcription unit protein LtuA: MFFIRARFIGFLDVHGYLAAKKGQQVMRSGSSIWVGSHGPIFYKVF; this comes from the coding sequence ATGTTCTTTATTCGCGCACGGTTTATTGGTTTTTTAGATGTCCACGGTTATTTGGCTGCTAAAAAGGGACAACAAGTTATGCGGTCGGGATCAAGTATATGGGTAGGATCACACGGGCCTATTTTTTATAAAGTTTTCTAA